The proteins below come from a single Kitasatospora sp. NBC_00315 genomic window:
- a CDS encoding glycosyltransferase: MTILHIAQPVDGGVARVIVDLVRGQREAGHRVLVACPTGGRLAAEAAAAGALVQCWQARRSPGPSTAAEAWRLGRIVRAAAPDVLHLHSAKAGLAGRLAVRGTVATVFQPHAWSFAAVEGPLAAATRRWERYAVRWARRVLCVSEQERLDGEAAGLPADWAVVSNGVDVRHYAPAERRAARISLGLDLEAPLAVCVGRLCRQKGQDVLLAAWPEVARRVPAARLALVGGGPQEAEIAATVRRLAEPHRVRAVGDVPDPRPWLAAADLVVLPSRWEGMALAPLEAMAAGRPVLLSDVPGARECLPPQERARGVVPAGDVAALADGVARALADPIECERRGALARAHAVAHHDVRSMVSLVDALYRTVVRAEPDARTPGRTAGRGNDRVPGRI, encoded by the coding sequence ATGACGATCCTTCATATCGCCCAGCCCGTCGACGGCGGCGTCGCCCGGGTCATCGTCGATCTGGTCCGCGGCCAACGCGAGGCGGGCCACCGGGTGCTGGTGGCCTGCCCGACAGGGGGCAGGCTGGCCGCGGAGGCCGCCGCCGCGGGGGCCCTGGTCCAGTGCTGGCAGGCGCGTCGCTCGCCGGGCCCGTCGACCGCCGCGGAGGCGTGGCGGCTGGGCCGGATCGTCCGGGCCGCCGCGCCGGACGTGCTCCATCTGCACAGCGCCAAGGCCGGGTTGGCCGGCCGGCTGGCCGTCCGGGGCACGGTGGCCACGGTGTTCCAGCCGCACGCCTGGTCCTTCGCCGCGGTCGAGGGCCCGTTGGCGGCGGCGACCCGGCGCTGGGAGCGGTACGCGGTCCGCTGGGCCCGGCGGGTGCTCTGCGTGAGCGAGCAGGAGCGGCTCGACGGCGAGGCGGCCGGGCTGCCGGCCGACTGGGCGGTGGTGTCCAACGGCGTGGACGTCCGCCACTACGCACCGGCCGAGCGCCGGGCGGCCAGGATCTCGCTCGGCCTCGACCTGGAGGCCCCGCTCGCCGTCTGCGTCGGCCGGCTCTGCCGGCAGAAGGGCCAGGACGTCCTGCTCGCCGCCTGGCCCGAGGTGGCCCGCCGGGTGCCGGCCGCGCGGCTGGCGCTGGTCGGCGGGGGGCCGCAGGAGGCGGAGATCGCCGCGACCGTACGGCGGTTGGCCGAGCCGCACCGGGTGCGGGCGGTCGGCGACGTGCCGGATCCGCGCCCCTGGCTGGCGGCGGCGGACCTCGTGGTGCTGCCCTCGCGCTGGGAGGGCATGGCGCTCGCACCGCTGGAGGCGATGGCGGCCGGTCGGCCGGTGCTGCTGAGCGACGTCCCGGGCGCCCGGGAGTGCCTGCCGCCGCAGGAGCGGGCGCGGGGGGTGGTGCCCGCCGGGGACGTGGCGGCGCTGGCCGACGGTGTCGCGCGGGCGCTGGCCGATCCGATCGAATGCGAACGGCGAGGAGCGCTCGCCAGGGCGCACGCGGTGGCGCACCACGACGTGCGGAGCATGGTTTCGCTGGTCGACGCGCTGTACCGGACGGTTGTGCGGGCGGAGCCGGACGCGCGGACGCCCGGTCGGACGGCCGGGCGTGGGAACGACCGTGTCCCTGGGCGGATCTGA
- a CDS encoding SRPBCC family protein, with protein MGQVYATTERVYEASPERVYEALADYRDVRPKLLPGQYSEYEVRAGGTGAGTQVHWRLQATEKRVRDCLFTVSAPSPDKLVETDANSSMVITWTVSAAGEGGARVTVETTWQGASGIGGFFERTFAPKGLNRIHDEVLANLAGAVA; from the coding sequence ATGGGACAGGTGTACGCCACCACCGAGCGGGTCTACGAGGCATCCCCCGAGCGGGTGTACGAGGCGCTCGCCGACTACCGGGACGTCCGCCCGAAGCTGCTGCCCGGGCAGTACAGCGAGTACGAGGTGCGGGCCGGCGGCACCGGCGCGGGCACCCAGGTGCACTGGCGGCTGCAGGCCACCGAGAAGCGGGTGCGGGACTGCCTGTTCACCGTTTCGGCGCCGAGCCCGGACAAGCTGGTGGAGACCGACGCCAACTCCAGCATGGTGATCACCTGGACGGTGTCGGCGGCCGGTGAGGGCGGTGCCCGCGTGACGGTGGAGACCACCTGGCAGGGTGCGAGCGGCATCGGCGGCTTCTTCGAGCGCACCTTCGCCCCGAAGGGCCTCAACCGGATTCACGACGAGGTGCTCGCCAACCTGGCCGGCGCGGTCGCCTGA
- a CDS encoding S8 family serine peptidase encodes MRMSRIRRTSLAAGLALATAGALALPAGAAVAATPTAGSTTGPLLSYVVNTKANHGQVQKVERAITDLGGTVVYSYEQIGVVIARSTDTAFAAELRTVKGVDSVGASRTKGVVQSDVEATVEAAAPSAATPADGSEPLEANQWDLRLIGADKAHELSLGSRDVTVGVLDSGIEATHEDLAANVDASQSVSCIDGGKPNTAWQAWQPTTSPHGTHVAGTIAAAKNGKGIVGIAPNVRLAAVKVVDDDGFIYPEYAVCGFVWAGEHHFKVTNNSYYIDPWMFNCKNDPDQAAITTAVRRAVAFSQRNGVLNVAAAGNENIDLAHKTTDTSSPDDTTPGGRPIDQSCPSLPTELPGVIATTSVGVNGEKSYYSSYGKGVVSVAAPGGDARYQIPNTPDKNGRVLSTVTGGGYGYMQGTSMASPHTTGVVALLASTFPWASPDELTKMLLDQAESHACPAGVYNPGGTGAYTATCEGGENDNGFYGAGIINARKAVQWWR; translated from the coding sequence ATGAGAATGTCTCGGATACGCCGGACCAGCCTGGCAGCGGGGCTCGCCCTCGCCACCGCGGGGGCGCTCGCGCTCCCGGCGGGCGCCGCCGTCGCGGCCACTCCGACGGCGGGGAGCACGACCGGACCGCTGCTCAGCTACGTGGTCAACACCAAGGCCAACCACGGCCAGGTGCAGAAGGTCGAACGCGCGATCACCGACCTCGGCGGCACCGTGGTCTACTCCTACGAGCAGATCGGCGTGGTGATCGCCCGCTCCACCGACACCGCCTTCGCGGCCGAACTGCGTACCGTCAAGGGCGTGGACTCGGTCGGCGCGAGCCGTACCAAGGGCGTCGTGCAGAGCGACGTCGAGGCCACCGTGGAGGCCGCCGCCCCGTCCGCCGCCACTCCCGCGGACGGCAGCGAACCGCTGGAGGCCAACCAGTGGGACCTGCGCCTGATCGGTGCGGACAAGGCCCACGAGCTCTCGCTCGGCAGCCGCGACGTCACCGTGGGCGTGCTCGACTCCGGTATCGAGGCGACCCACGAGGACCTCGCGGCCAACGTCGACGCCTCGCAGTCGGTCTCCTGCATCGACGGCGGCAAGCCGAACACCGCCTGGCAGGCCTGGCAGCCGACCACCAGCCCGCACGGCACCCACGTGGCCGGCACCATCGCCGCCGCCAAGAACGGCAAGGGCATCGTCGGCATCGCGCCGAACGTCAGGCTCGCCGCGGTGAAGGTGGTGGACGACGACGGCTTCATCTACCCGGAGTACGCCGTCTGCGGCTTCGTCTGGGCCGGCGAGCACCACTTCAAGGTGACCAACAACAGCTACTACATCGACCCGTGGATGTTCAACTGCAAGAACGACCCGGACCAGGCGGCCATCACCACCGCCGTGCGCCGGGCGGTCGCGTTCTCGCAGCGCAACGGCGTGCTGAACGTCGCGGCGGCGGGCAACGAGAACATCGACCTCGCGCACAAGACCACCGACACCAGCAGCCCGGACGACACCACCCCCGGCGGCAGGCCGATCGACCAGAGCTGCCCCTCGCTGCCGACCGAACTGCCGGGCGTGATCGCCACCACCTCGGTGGGCGTCAACGGTGAGAAGTCGTACTACTCCAGCTACGGCAAGGGCGTGGTGAGCGTGGCCGCCCCGGGTGGCGACGCCCGCTACCAGATCCCGAACACCCCGGACAAGAACGGCCGGGTGCTCTCCACCGTCACCGGTGGCGGCTACGGCTACATGCAGGGCACCTCGATGGCCTCTCCGCACACCACCGGCGTGGTCGCGCTGCTCGCCAGCACCTTCCCGTGGGCGAGCCCCGACGAGCTGACCAAGATGCTGCTGGACCAGGCCGAGTCGCACGCCTGCCCGGCCGGTGTCTACAACCCCGGCGGCACCGGCGCCTACACGGCCACCTGCGAGGGCGGTGAGAACGACAACGGCTTCTACGGCGCGGGCATCATCAACGCGCGGAAGGCGGTCCAGTGGTGGCGCTGA
- a CDS encoding glycoside hydrolase family 48 protein, with protein MELVLSPPTLHPRTPGRRLTGSLGVSLALLATGLTTAVGAPASAASLQCTVDYTTNDWGSGFTANVAVNNKGTAAISGWTLSYAYTGNQTLSGSGWNGTWSQSGKNVSVSSLSYNGTIAPGGSATAGANFAYSGTNTAPTAFAVNGVSCTGAHAAPVTTLTSPTPGSSYGAGASIPISATATASDGASISKVEFYDNTTLLGTSTTAPYGFTWTGAAAGSHSVYAKAYDSTGASSESTPAGVTVAAGPAISAVPTSVSVAQGKTATFALKLSAQPTANVTVATARTAGNTGLSVTGGASLTFTPANWATAQSVTLTADAAGTGSATFTSTAPGYSSSVVTVTELAAASGVYNDRFLQLYNKIKDPANGYFSPEGIPYHSVETLLVEAPDQGHETTSEAYSYLLWLEAQYGRVTKDWTKFNSAWTLMETYMIPTHADQATNSFYNASKPATYAPERPLPSDYPAQLDSSVTAGQDPIASELSSTYGTSDIYGMHWLQDVDNVYGYGNAPGKCEAGPSDTGPSYINTYQRGAQESVWETIPQPTCDKFAYGGKNGYLDLFVKDSSYAKQWKYTDAPDADARAIQAAYWADTWAKAQGNGASVATTVAKAGKMGDYLRYSMYDKYFKKIGNCVGASTCAAGSGKDSSHYLLSWYYAWGGASDTSAGWSWRIGDSAAHGGYQNPMAAYALVNDASLAPKTPTGKADWTVSLGRQMEFIQWLQSSEGAISGGATNSWEGSYATPPTGTPTFYGMYYDEAPVYHDPPSNQWFGFQAWGMERVAEYYYASGDAKAKAVLDKWVTWALSKSTFNANGTYQIPSTLSWSGAPDTWNATTPGANTGLHVNVVDYTQDVGVAGSFAKLLSYYSAKSGNAAAKTAAQKLLDGMWNNSQDALGIAIPETRTDYSRFNDSVSVPSGWTGTMPNGDPINSSSTFLSIRSFNKNDPSFAKVQTYLNGGAAPTFTYHRFWAQADIATAMATYGDLFNA; from the coding sequence ATGGAGCTCGTCTTGTCACCTCCCACCCTGCACCCCCGGACACCCGGACGCCGCCTCACCGGTTCGCTCGGCGTCTCACTGGCCCTGCTCGCCACGGGTCTGACCACGGCGGTCGGCGCGCCGGCCTCGGCCGCCTCGCTCCAGTGCACCGTCGACTACACGACCAACGACTGGGGCAGTGGTTTCACCGCCAACGTCGCCGTCAACAACAAGGGCACCGCCGCGATCAGCGGTTGGACGCTGAGCTACGCGTACACCGGCAACCAGACCCTCTCCGGCAGCGGCTGGAACGGCACCTGGAGCCAGTCCGGCAAGAACGTCAGCGTCAGCAGCCTGTCGTACAACGGGACGATCGCACCGGGTGGTTCGGCCACCGCGGGCGCGAACTTCGCCTACAGCGGCACCAACACCGCGCCGACCGCCTTCGCGGTCAACGGCGTCAGCTGCACCGGTGCCCACGCGGCGCCCGTCACCACGCTCACCAGCCCCACGCCCGGGTCGAGTTACGGTGCCGGGGCGAGCATCCCGATCAGTGCGACCGCCACGGCCTCCGACGGGGCGAGCATCAGCAAGGTCGAGTTCTACGACAACACCACCCTGCTGGGCACCTCGACCACCGCCCCGTACGGCTTCACCTGGACGGGCGCGGCCGCCGGCAGCCACTCGGTGTACGCCAAGGCGTACGACAGCACCGGCGCCAGCAGCGAGTCCACCCCGGCAGGCGTCACGGTGGCGGCCGGCCCGGCCATCTCGGCCGTGCCGACCAGCGTCTCGGTCGCCCAGGGCAAGACCGCCACGTTCGCGCTGAAGCTCTCCGCCCAGCCGACGGCGAACGTCACCGTCGCCACCGCGCGGACCGCCGGCAACACCGGGCTGTCCGTCACCGGCGGTGCGAGCCTGACCTTCACCCCGGCCAACTGGGCGACCGCGCAGAGCGTCACCCTGACCGCGGACGCGGCGGGCACGGGCTCGGCGACCTTCACCTCCACCGCTCCCGGGTACAGCTCCTCGGTCGTCACGGTGACCGAACTCGCCGCCGCCAGCGGGGTGTACAACGACCGCTTCCTGCAGCTCTACAACAAGATCAAGGACCCGGCGAACGGCTACTTCTCACCCGAGGGCATCCCCTACCACTCGGTGGAGACGCTGCTCGTCGAGGCGCCGGACCAGGGCCACGAGACGACCTCGGAGGCGTACAGCTACCTGCTCTGGCTGGAGGCCCAGTACGGCCGGGTCACCAAGGACTGGACGAAGTTCAACTCGGCGTGGACGCTCATGGAAACGTACATGATCCCCACCCACGCCGATCAGGCCACCAACAGCTTCTACAACGCCTCCAAGCCCGCGACCTACGCCCCCGAGCGCCCGCTGCCAAGTGACTACCCGGCGCAGCTGGACAGTTCGGTGACGGCGGGTCAGGACCCGATCGCGTCCGAGCTGAGCAGCACCTACGGCACCAGCGACATCTACGGGATGCACTGGCTGCAGGACGTCGACAACGTGTACGGCTACGGCAACGCGCCCGGCAAGTGCGAGGCCGGCCCGAGCGACACCGGTCCGTCGTACATCAACACCTACCAGCGCGGCGCCCAGGAGTCGGTCTGGGAGACCATCCCCCAGCCGACCTGCGACAAGTTCGCCTACGGCGGCAAGAACGGCTACCTGGACCTGTTCGTGAAGGACTCCTCGTACGCCAAGCAGTGGAAGTACACCGACGCGCCGGACGCGGACGCCCGCGCCATCCAGGCCGCCTACTGGGCGGACACCTGGGCGAAGGCCCAGGGCAACGGCGCCTCCGTCGCCACCACGGTCGCCAAGGCCGGCAAGATGGGCGACTACCTGCGCTACTCGATGTACGACAAGTACTTCAAGAAGATCGGCAACTGCGTCGGGGCCAGCACCTGTGCGGCCGGCTCGGGCAAGGACTCCTCGCACTACCTGCTCTCCTGGTACTACGCCTGGGGTGGCGCGAGCGACACCAGTGCCGGCTGGTCCTGGCGGATCGGCGACAGTGCCGCGCACGGCGGCTACCAGAACCCGATGGCCGCCTACGCCCTGGTGAACGACGCGTCGCTCGCGCCCAAGACGCCCACCGGCAAGGCGGACTGGACCGTCAGCCTGGGCCGCCAGATGGAGTTCATCCAGTGGCTGCAGTCGAGTGAGGGTGCCATCTCCGGTGGTGCGACGAACAGTTGGGAGGGCAGCTACGCCACCCCGCCGACCGGTACGCCCACCTTCTACGGGATGTACTACGACGAGGCGCCGGTCTACCACGACCCGCCGAGCAACCAGTGGTTCGGCTTCCAGGCCTGGGGCATGGAGCGGGTCGCGGAGTACTACTACGCGAGCGGCGACGCCAAGGCGAAGGCCGTTCTGGACAAGTGGGTGACCTGGGCGCTGTCCAAGAGCACCTTCAACGCCAACGGCACCTACCAGATCCCGTCGACGCTGTCCTGGAGCGGGGCGCCCGACACCTGGAACGCGACGACGCCGGGCGCCAACACGGGCCTGCACGTCAACGTGGTCGACTACACCCAGGACGTCGGCGTGGCGGGCTCCTTCGCCAAGCTGCTGTCGTACTACTCGGCCAAGTCCGGCAACGCGGCGGCGAAGACGGCCGCCCAGAAGCTGCTGGACGGCATGTGGAACAACAGCCAGGACGCGCTGGGCATCGCCATCCCGGAGACCCGGACGGACTACAGCCGCTTCAACGACTCCGTCTCGGTGCCCTCGGGCTGGACGGGCACCATGCCCAACGGTGACCCGATCAACTCCTCGTCCACCTTCCTGTCGATCCGGTCCTTCAACAAGAACGACCCGTCGTTCGCGAAGGTCCAGACCTACCTGAACGGCGGGGCCGCCCCGACGTTCACGTACCACCGGTTCTGGGCGCAGGCGGACATCGCGACCGCGATGGCCACCTACGGGGATCTGTTCAACGCCTGA
- a CDS encoding HipA family kinase, protein MLDLVTAVRYVDPLRAGGSVPGVVETDDLGTYVVKFSGAAQGRKALVAEVIVGELARRLGLRVPPLVLVDFDPAVAAHEPDAEIQDILRASGGLNLGMDLLPGARDFRPGMIDVDPAEAGRVVWLDALTANVDRTVHNPNLMVWHGRLWLIDNGAALVFHHRWPAAGAAVGRRYDLSSHALGGYRPDLRRADAELAPLVTPELLREVLALVPDEWLTDEPGFDSPADLREAYVGHLSARAADSAAWLPEAFTTPEQRRAAEAERAAASRAGRPAWLQQVPDLHGKPAVEIDGRGHFG, encoded by the coding sequence GTGCTCGATCTGGTGACCGCAGTCCGCTACGTCGACCCGCTGCGCGCGGGCGGCTCCGTACCCGGCGTCGTGGAGACCGACGACCTCGGCACGTACGTGGTGAAGTTCTCCGGCGCCGCGCAGGGCCGGAAGGCGCTGGTGGCCGAGGTGATCGTCGGCGAGCTGGCCCGGCGGCTCGGGCTGCGGGTGCCCCCGCTGGTCCTGGTCGACTTCGACCCGGCGGTGGCGGCGCACGAACCCGACGCCGAGATCCAGGACATCCTCCGCGCCAGCGGGGGCCTCAACCTCGGGATGGACCTGCTCCCCGGCGCCCGCGACTTCCGGCCGGGCATGATCGACGTGGATCCGGCCGAGGCCGGCCGGGTGGTCTGGCTGGACGCCCTGACGGCCAACGTCGACCGGACCGTCCACAACCCCAACCTGATGGTCTGGCACGGCCGGCTCTGGCTGATCGACAACGGCGCGGCGCTCGTCTTCCACCACCGCTGGCCGGCCGCCGGCGCGGCCGTCGGCCGCCGCTACGACCTGAGCAGCCACGCCCTCGGCGGCTACCGGCCCGATCTGAGGCGCGCCGACGCCGAACTCGCACCGCTGGTCACCCCCGAGCTGCTGCGCGAGGTGCTGGCCCTGGTGCCGGACGAGTGGCTCACCGACGAACCGGGATTCGACTCCCCCGCCGACCTGCGGGAGGCGTACGTCGGGCACCTCTCCGCCCGGGCCGCCGACTCGGCCGCCTGGCTGCCGGAGGCGTTCACCACCCCCGAGCAGCGGCGCGCGGCCGAGGCCGAGCGGGCGGCCGCCAGCCGGGCGGGCCGTCCGGCCTGGCTCCAGCAGGTGCCCGACCTGCACGGGAAGCCCGCGGTGGAGATCGACGGACGCGGCCACTTCGGCTGA